In one Gemella haemolysans ATCC 10379 genomic region, the following are encoded:
- a CDS encoding ROK family protein yields MLLGIDIGGTSIKFAVFDENHKIVHYETCKTPDNVTVKITDEMYRIASKIHETYNFSAAGISAAGVIDNVHMEVIRAAPTIKNYVGTNFKRDFGDRLGIPVYVDNDVNCALLGEQWLGGAKGLDEVFCMALGTGIGGAYYLNSLPFGSNFGVGEIGQSVYDFDTKTTYEQRASTIALDRKIKAEMYEGLSVIEFFDLCKREDTSALKVLNEWLFELARGIVNLLCILDPKYIIIGGAVSAQGDYLLKKLEAKVRKLHPIENNQTKFLAAELGNDAALYGAISPFVEK; encoded by the coding sequence ATGTTATTAGGTATTGATATTGGTGGAACAAGTATAAAATTTGCTGTGTTTGATGAAAATCACAAAATCGTACATTACGAAACTTGTAAAACACCTGACAATGTAACTGTAAAAATTACTGATGAAATGTATAGAATCGCAAGTAAAATCCATGAAACTTACAACTTTAGCGCTGCTGGTATTTCTGCAGCTGGTGTTATTGATAATGTTCACATGGAAGTAATCCGTGCAGCACCAACTATTAAGAACTACGTTGGAACTAATTTCAAACGTGATTTCGGTGACCGATTAGGTATCCCAGTTTACGTTGATAATGACGTTAACTGCGCTTTACTTGGAGAACAATGGCTTGGTGGAGCTAAAGGCTTAGATGAAGTATTCTGTATGGCATTAGGAACTGGAATCGGTGGAGCTTACTATCTAAACAGCCTACCTTTCGGATCTAACTTCGGTGTGGGTGAAATAGGACAATCTGTTTATGACTTCGACACTAAAACTACGTACGAACAACGTGCTTCTACTATCGCTTTAGATAGAAAAATCAAAGCTGAAATGTATGAAGGACTTAGTGTTATCGAATTCTTCGATCTTTGTAAACGTGAAGATACAAGTGCTCTAAAAGTACTAAACGAATGGTTATTCGAACTTGCTCGTGGTATTGTTAACTTACTATGCATCCTAGATCCTAAGTACATCATAATCGGTGGGGCTGTTTCTGCTCAAGGAGATTATTTATTAAAAAAACTAGAAGCAAAAGTACGTAAACTTCACCCAATCGAAAATAACCAAACTAAATTCTTAGCAGCTGAGTTAGGAAATGATGCAGCTCTATACGGAGCTATTAGCCCATTTGTAGAAAAATAA
- a CDS encoding N-acetylneuraminate lyase produces the protein MKDLKGLYSALLIPFDENGEVKEEGLRQVIEHNINVSKIDGLYVNGSSGENFLLNTAQKKQIFKFVKEVVGDRVKLIAQIGSLDLNEAVELAKYATELGYDSLSAVTPFYYPLSFNEIKHYYKTIIDATDNSMILYYIPFLTGVKISLDQFAELLEDEKVIGVKYTAADFYQLERFRKRFPNKLIWSGFDEMLVQAAITGVDGAIGSTYNVNGQRSQEIFRLAKEGKVAEAYELQHEANDVIEKVLELGLYQTLKEILKVKGIDAGTCKKPMKSFDPAKLAEVEKLVKDYNL, from the coding sequence ATGAAAGATTTAAAAGGATTATATTCGGCTTTACTTATTCCATTTGATGAAAATGGTGAGGTTAAGGAAGAGGGGCTAAGACAGGTTATTGAACATAACATCAATGTAAGTAAAATTGATGGTTTATATGTTAACGGAAGTAGTGGGGAGAACTTCTTATTAAACACTGCTCAAAAGAAACAGATTTTTAAATTTGTAAAAGAAGTAGTTGGGGATAGAGTTAAACTTATCGCTCAAATTGGATCTTTAGATTTAAATGAAGCTGTAGAATTAGCTAAATATGCTACAGAATTAGGATATGACTCATTATCAGCAGTTACTCCATTCTACTACCCATTATCATTTAATGAAATCAAACACTACTACAAAACAATCATCGATGCTACAGATAACAGCATGATTCTTTACTACATTCCATTCTTAACAGGAGTTAAAATTAGTTTAGATCAATTCGCTGAATTACTAGAAGATGAAAAAGTTATCGGTGTTAAATACACTGCAGCAGACTTCTATCAATTAGAAAGATTCAGAAAACGATTCCCTAACAAACTAATTTGGTCTGGATTTGATGAAATGTTAGTTCAAGCGGCTATTACAGGAGTAGATGGGGCTATCGGATCTACATACAATGTTAACGGACAAAGAAGCCAAGAAATCTTCAGACTTGCTAAAGAAGGTAAAGTTGCTGAAGCTTATGAACTTCAACATGAAGCGAATGATGTAATTGAAAAAGTATTAGAATTAGGATTATATCAAACTCTTAAAGAAATCTTAAAAGTTAAAGGTATTGACGCAGGAACTTGTAAAAAACCTATGAAATCATTTGATCCAGCTAAATTAGCTGAAGTAGAAAAATTAGTTAAAGATTATAACCTATAA
- a CDS encoding N-acetylmannosamine-6-phosphate 2-epimerase has protein sequence MNKKEEILNQIKGGIIVSCQALPGEPLYVEEGGVMKLMALAAKEAGAVGIRAQGVTDIVQIKETVDLPVIGIIKQSYEGMSQFITATMKEVDALVETGCEIIALDCTLRPRFDGTTINDFIAEIKAKYPDILLMADIATFEEGVNAANIGLDFVGTTLSGYTENTKDRPNEVDLGLIKKLSETISVPIIAEGRIHYPDQAKAAYDAGAFSVVVGGAITRPKEIAARFINAVK, from the coding sequence ATGAACAAAAAAGAAGAAATCTTAAACCAAATTAAAGGCGGAATTATCGTTTCTTGCCAAGCATTACCTGGAGAACCACTTTACGTTGAAGAAGGTGGAGTCATGAAACTTATGGCGCTAGCTGCTAAAGAAGCTGGAGCTGTTGGTATTCGTGCACAAGGAGTTACTGATATAGTTCAAATCAAAGAAACAGTTGACCTACCTGTTATCGGAATTATCAAACAAAGTTATGAAGGTATGTCACAATTTATCACAGCAACTATGAAAGAAGTAGATGCTCTTGTAGAAACAGGTTGTGAAATAATCGCCTTAGACTGTACTTTACGCCCTCGTTTTGATGGTACAACAATCAATGACTTTATAGCAGAAATCAAAGCTAAGTATCCTGACATTCTTTTAATGGCAGATATTGCTACATTCGAAGAAGGTGTAAATGCTGCTAACATCGGTCTTGATTTTGTCGGAACTACATTAAGTGGTTATACAGAAAATACAAAAGATAGACCGAACGAAGTAGATTTAGGTCTTATCAAAAAGCTATCTGAAACTATTTCTGTACCTATCATCGCAGAAGGTCGTATCCACTACCCTGATCAAGCAAAAGCAGCTTATGACGCAGGGGCATTCAGCGTAGTAGTTGGCGGAGCTATCACTCGTCCAAAAGAAATTGCAGCTAGATTTATTAATGCAGTGAAATAA
- a CDS encoding sodium:solute symporter, producing the protein MDKIGFGTLNSIVLGVYLIAMLAIGVYFTKKAGESTDEFFKAGGNIPSWAVGFSIYATTLSAITFMATPEKAFNGDWTYAAGNFSIIAIIPILIHYYVPFFRKLNVTTAYEYLEERFNPSVRVVGSVLFSLFHIGRVAIVIYLPTVAITSVSTLNPFLVCAVIGLLCVVYSFLGGVEGVIWTDVIQGIILLGGAVLVIILGAYHVGGFGQITQDALANGKIITAEKFNWSLTASTIPIIFIGSLFNSLQQYTASQDVVQRYSTTESEEETNKSLWTNGLLAFISIPIFYGMGTVLYSFYKGGHAVTKLPDFMNAEVVGKAANTTALVPYFILTALPAGVAGLVIAAILAAAQSTIASSLNSISACITVDIKQRFFGLSKDAKQDVLLARIIIILAGVLGTIAALYFVNSNQKETWDLFLKYIGLLGVPLAGTFALGIFTKRANGAGALLGLLVAGLVCWYIQDFTTYAKQSPFIFSGFSFLSALVFGYICSFFFKSTKNITGLTIHTKDQEYVKEAK; encoded by the coding sequence ATGGACAAAATAGGATTTGGTACACTTAACAGTATAGTATTAGGAGTTTACTTAATAGCTATGCTAGCAATAGGTGTGTATTTCACTAAAAAAGCAGGTGAAAGCACGGACGAATTCTTCAAAGCCGGAGGGAACATTCCATCTTGGGCAGTAGGATTCTCGATTTATGCAACAACATTATCAGCCATTACATTTATGGCTACACCGGAAAAAGCATTTAACGGAGACTGGACATATGCAGCTGGGAACTTTTCAATTATCGCAATTATTCCTATCTTAATCCACTACTATGTTCCATTCTTTAGAAAACTAAATGTAACTACAGCGTATGAATATTTAGAAGAACGTTTCAATCCTAGTGTTCGTGTAGTAGGAAGTGTGTTATTCTCACTATTCCACATCGGACGTGTAGCTATCGTTATTTATTTACCAACAGTTGCCATTACATCAGTATCAACACTTAACCCATTCTTAGTATGTGCGGTAATCGGATTACTTTGCGTAGTTTACTCATTCTTAGGAGGGGTTGAAGGGGTTATCTGGACAGACGTTATCCAAGGTATCATTTTACTTGGAGGAGCTGTTTTAGTAATTATCTTAGGAGCATACCACGTAGGTGGATTCGGACAAATTACTCAAGATGCTTTAGCTAACGGTAAAATTATAACTGCTGAGAAATTTAACTGGTCATTAACTGCATCTACTATTCCAATTATCTTCATTGGATCATTATTTAACAGTTTACAACAATACACAGCTTCTCAAGACGTAGTTCAACGTTATAGTACTACTGAATCTGAAGAAGAAACTAATAAATCACTTTGGACAAATGGATTATTAGCATTCATCTCTATTCCAATCTTCTACGGAATGGGAACAGTTTTATACAGTTTCTATAAAGGTGGCCATGCTGTAACAAAATTACCAGACTTCATGAACGCTGAAGTAGTGGGTAAAGCAGCTAATACAACAGCTTTAGTACCTTACTTCATCTTAACAGCGTTACCTGCAGGGGTTGCAGGATTGGTTATCGCAGCCATCTTAGCGGCGGCTCAATCAACAATTGCATCAAGCTTAAACTCAATTTCTGCTTGTATCACGGTTGATATTAAACAACGTTTCTTCGGATTAAGTAAAGATGCTAAACAAGACGTTTTATTAGCGCGTATTATTATCATCTTAGCTGGTGTATTAGGAACAATCGCAGCATTATACTTCGTAAACTCTAACCAAAAAGAAACTTGGGATTTATTCCTTAAATATATCGGACTTCTAGGGGTGCCTTTAGCTGGTACATTCGCACTTGGTATCTTCACTAAACGTGCAAACGGAGCTGGAGCATTATTAGGATTATTAGTTGCAGGGCTTGTATGTTGGTACATCCAAGACTTCACAACTTATGCTAAACAAAGTCCATTTATCTTCTCAGGATTCTCATTCTTAAGTGCATTAGTATTCGGTTATATCTGTAGTTTCTTCTTCAAATCTACTAAAAATATCACTGGACTTACTATTCACACTAAAGATCAAGAATACGTAAAAGAAGCAAAATAA
- a CDS encoding acetylxylan esterase — protein sequence MDLEKERELNYKINIVRDEQEFQLLIVEFEAVDYSKIHAEIVVKKVNNKGFILEFPDYEEVPRGFLGLMNYYALGYSGATLHVRGDRGRSENNQPASIYFPFLNNNSDEELYYNYAYQDGIDLVNILKREFPNLEVNVVAKGQGAAIGIVVSAVGKLVDRLFISNVQNFDFKYIFDNNLDVGVYDGIREYARNYPEREDYLLMRLREIDVLKYGERVDAKVYFGYSNLDENNIILNKKLESVFKRKEVTVFECEEENLHVKLLEKWLKNSMELNVDK from the coding sequence ATGGATTTAGAAAAAGAAAGAGAACTTAATTATAAGATTAATATTGTTAGAGATGAGCAGGAATTTCAGTTATTAATAGTTGAATTTGAAGCTGTGGATTATTCAAAAATTCATGCGGAGATTGTCGTTAAAAAAGTTAATAATAAAGGATTCATATTAGAATTTCCGGATTATGAAGAAGTACCTAGGGGCTTTTTAGGACTCATGAATTATTATGCCTTAGGATATAGTGGAGCAACACTTCATGTTAGAGGAGATAGGGGGAGAAGTGAAAATAATCAACCTGCCTCAATTTATTTTCCTTTTCTAAACAATAATAGCGATGAAGAGTTATATTATAATTATGCCTATCAAGATGGAATAGATCTTGTGAATATTTTAAAAAGAGAATTTCCGAATTTAGAGGTGAACGTTGTTGCTAAAGGTCAAGGAGCTGCAATAGGAATTGTGGTTTCAGCTGTAGGTAAGTTGGTGGATAGGTTGTTTATTTCGAATGTGCAGAACTTCGATTTTAAATATATTTTTGATAATAATCTTGATGTTGGTGTATATGATGGAATAAGAGAATATGCACGGAATTATCCTGAAAGAGAAGACTATTTATTGATGAGATTAAGAGAAATAGATGTCTTAAAATATGGAGAGAGAGTTGATGCGAAAGTGTATTTTGGCTATTCAAATCTAGATGAAAATAATATTATTCTTAATAAAAAGTTAGAAAGTGTGTTTAAACGAAAAGAAGTTACGGTCTTCGAATGTGAAGAAGAGAATCTGCATGTGAAGTTGCTGGAAAAGTGGTTAAAAAACAGCATGGAGCTTAATGTTGATAAATAA
- a CDS encoding TlpA family protein disulfide reductase, whose protein sequence is MKKLTILSATLLSSTLILSACSSTSEKKEETNKQTTTSSTSENKAIQAFDFTAMDKDGKTVKLSDFKGKKVYINMWASWCGPCMREIPELEKTYQKLKDNKDIVFLSMTSPNDAEFKNQSPQDKGKDVILNKAKELGVTYPVLFDVNDRFIINYAIRSFPTHIFINSDGTIGNRIAGAVTEESLTKEIEKLK, encoded by the coding sequence ATGAAAAAACTAACAATACTTAGCGCAACACTTCTTAGTAGTACTCTAATTTTGAGTGCATGTTCTAGCACCTCTGAAAAAAAAGAAGAAACTAACAAACAAACTACAACATCTTCAACTAGCGAGAACAAAGCTATCCAAGCTTTTGACTTTACAGCTATGGATAAAGATGGAAAAACAGTAAAACTAAGCGACTTTAAAGGTAAAAAAGTTTACATCAATATGTGGGCTAGCTGGTGTGGTCCATGTATGAGAGAAATTCCTGAATTAGAAAAAACATATCAAAAATTAAAAGATAATAAAGATATCGTCTTTCTATCAATGACTTCTCCTAATGATGCAGAGTTTAAAAACCAAAGTCCTCAAGACAAAGGTAAAGATGTAATCCTTAATAAAGCAAAAGAACTTGGCGTGACTTATCCCGTTCTTTTCGATGTTAATGACCGCTTCATCATAAACTACGCAATTCGTTCATTCCCGACACATATTTTCATCAACAGCGATGGTACAATCGGAAATAGAATCGCCGGTGCAGTTACTGAAGAGTCACTAACTAAAGAAATAGAAAAACTTAAATAA
- a CDS encoding GntR family transcriptional regulator, giving the protein MKKYEKIINDIILKIQTGIFKEGEQLYTEKEIKEIYNVSSTTAVRVLNELESAGYIFRIQGKGSFVNKTLVNKKVFVTENNNFHKHFKESVSEHSEVVEAEIIQDKELCSKLKLKNQKLLKVARIKYIGNVAWAHQTNYIPIKYLPDVNIDDMDSFKELATMIRKKYRIDIHQEKSKKNMKVIVDTPEEIANFIAKDGDPCFEFDRYTYFADGKIFEYVKIFINYKYYSLTIKD; this is encoded by the coding sequence TTGAAAAAGTACGAAAAGATTATAAATGATATCATCTTAAAAATACAAACTGGTATTTTTAAAGAAGGTGAACAACTCTATACAGAAAAAGAGATAAAAGAAATATATAATGTTAGTAGTACTACTGCTGTTCGCGTACTAAACGAACTAGAATCAGCAGGGTACATTTTTAGAATTCAAGGTAAAGGAAGTTTCGTTAATAAAACTTTAGTTAATAAAAAAGTTTTTGTTACAGAAAATAACAACTTCCATAAACACTTCAAAGAATCAGTATCTGAACACTCTGAAGTTGTGGAAGCTGAAATTATTCAAGATAAAGAGCTTTGCTCAAAATTAAAACTAAAAAATCAAAAACTTCTAAAAGTAGCTCGTATAAAATATATCGGTAATGTTGCTTGGGCTCACCAAACTAACTATATTCCGATTAAATATTTACCTGATGTTAATATCGATGATATGGACAGTTTCAAAGAACTTGCTACTATGATTAGAAAAAAATATCGTATAGATATTCACCAAGAAAAATCTAAAAAAAATATGAAAGTTATAGTTGATACTCCTGAAGAAATTGCCAACTTTATCGCAAAAGACGGTGATCCTTGTTTTGAATTTGATAGGTACACTTACTTTGCTGATGGAAAAATTTTCGAATATGTAAAAATCTTTATAAATTACAAATACTACAGCTTAACAATTAAAGATTAA
- a CDS encoding PspC domain-containing protein: MIDGLNKIWNKFLNFLEDKEMYKSYEGALISGVCSGLSKRFGISASFLRVLFLLASIFSFGSPILIYILLSIIMPVKPTKENYRNSSYIDGRAWEK, translated from the coding sequence ATGATAGATGGATTAAATAAAATTTGGAATAAATTTCTTAATTTTTTAGAAGATAAAGAGATGTATAAATCATACGAAGGAGCTTTAATCTCTGGGGTATGCAGTGGTTTAAGTAAAAGATTTGGAATAAGTGCTAGTTTCTTACGAGTACTATTCTTATTAGCGAGTATTTTCTCATTCGGTAGCCCAATATTGATATATATATTGTTATCGATAATAATGCCGGTAAAACCGACGAAAGAAAACTACAGAAATTCAAGCTACATCGACGGACGTGCTTGGGAAAAATAA
- the manA gene encoding mannose-6-phosphate isomerase, class I: MDKIVFLEPVFCERIWGGRNLEKFDFSIPQGNIGEAWVIAAHDNGSSKITNGELAGLTLKEAYEKQPTLFTEKVYDKFPLLIKILDASDNLSVQVHPEDDYARENENGELGKTECWYVLDAKEGAKLVYGHTAKTKEEFNDKINREQWQELFIEEEVKAGDFFYIPAGTLHAIGEGILIYEVQQNSDTTYRVYDYDRVDKDGNKRELHIEKTKDVTKVPFEKVTTSPKEEKLEGATVTYLADEKYFSVFKVEVEGQVSLEKTRTGNLFTVLNGSGSVEIDGNSYNVKKGDSFILTTDCSKYILKGDMFLIGSYDR; the protein is encoded by the coding sequence ATGGATAAAATAGTATTTTTAGAGCCTGTATTTTGTGAAAGAATCTGGGGTGGACGTAATTTAGAGAAGTTTGATTTTTCTATTCCACAAGGAAATATTGGAGAAGCGTGGGTTATTGCCGCTCATGATAACGGTAGTTCAAAAATAACAAACGGTGAGTTAGCAGGTTTAACATTAAAAGAAGCTTATGAGAAACAGCCTACTTTATTTACTGAGAAAGTGTATGATAAGTTTCCATTATTAATTAAAATTTTAGATGCCAGTGATAATCTATCGGTTCAAGTACATCCTGAAGATGATTATGCACGTGAAAATGAGAATGGTGAACTTGGTAAAACTGAATGTTGGTATGTACTGGATGCTAAAGAAGGTGCTAAGTTAGTATATGGACATACTGCTAAAACAAAAGAGGAGTTCAATGATAAAATTAATCGTGAACAATGGCAAGAATTATTCATAGAAGAAGAAGTAAAAGCGGGAGATTTCTTTTATATTCCAGCGGGAACTCTTCATGCGATTGGAGAGGGGATATTAATATATGAAGTGCAACAAAATTCTGATACGACATATCGAGTATATGATTATGATCGTGTCGACAAAGATGGTAATAAACGTGAACTTCATATAGAGAAAACAAAAGATGTGACAAAAGTTCCATTTGAAAAAGTTACTACAAGCCCTAAAGAGGAAAAATTAGAAGGTGCTACAGTAACATACTTAGCAGATGAAAAGTACTTCTCTGTGTTTAAAGTCGAAGTGGAGGGGCAAGTTTCTCTAGAAAAAACTCGAACAGGAAATCTATTTACGGTCCTTAATGGTAGTGGAAGTGTAGAAATAGATGGCAACAGTTATAATGTAAAAAAAGGAGATAGCTTTATCTTGACAACAGATTGTAGTAAGTACATATTAAAAGGAGATATGTTCTTAATAGGAAGCTACGATAGATAA